The proteins below are encoded in one region of Amycolatopsis magusensis:
- a CDS encoding uroporphyrinogen-III synthase, whose product MTPARKTTGRVAFVGSGPGDAGLLTVRAQELLGKAEVVVTDPDVPAGVLAFAHPDAEVRPAVGDPAEVAKDLGNEAKSGRLVLRLVAGDPLTQPAAVAEVQAVAKSNVVFDIVPGVSPGAAVPAYAGVALGGTHTEVDVRGEVDWAALAATGAPLVLHATSSHLAEAASALTEHGLAPATPVAVTSNGTINTQRTVDSTLASLSADAGELVGPLVVTVGQAAGQRSKLSWWESRALYGWKVLVPRTKEQAGDMADRLHSHGATSHEVPTISVEPPRSPAQMERSVKGLVDGRYQWLVFTSTNAVRAVWEKFEEFGLDARAFSGVKIACVGAATAAKVRSFGIIPELVPSGEQSSEGLLAEFPPYDDVLDPVDRVLLPRADIATETLSAGLRERGWEIDDVTAYRTVRAAPPPADTREMIKTGGFDAVCFTSSSTVRNLVGIAGKPHTRTLVACIGPKTAETATEFGLRVDVQPETPNVTALVDALAEHAARLRAEGALPPPRKAKRARRS is encoded by the coding sequence ATGACCCCCGCGCGCAAGACCACCGGGCGCGTCGCCTTCGTGGGCTCGGGCCCCGGAGACGCCGGTCTGCTGACCGTCCGCGCCCAGGAGTTGCTGGGCAAGGCCGAGGTCGTGGTGACCGATCCGGACGTACCCGCCGGTGTGCTGGCCTTCGCCCACCCCGACGCCGAGGTGCGCCCCGCGGTGGGGGACCCGGCCGAGGTGGCCAAGGACCTGGGCAACGAGGCCAAGTCGGGCAGGCTGGTGCTCCGGCTGGTCGCCGGTGACCCGCTGACCCAGCCCGCCGCGGTGGCCGAGGTGCAGGCCGTGGCCAAGAGCAACGTGGTGTTCGACATCGTGCCCGGGGTCTCGCCCGGTGCCGCGGTGCCCGCCTACGCCGGGGTCGCGCTCGGCGGCACGCACACCGAGGTGGACGTGCGCGGTGAGGTCGACTGGGCCGCGCTGGCCGCCACCGGCGCTCCGCTGGTGCTGCACGCCACCTCCAGCCACCTCGCCGAAGCGGCCTCCGCGCTGACCGAGCACGGGCTGGCCCCGGCCACCCCGGTCGCGGTGACCTCGAACGGCACCATCAACACCCAGCGCACGGTCGACTCGACGCTGGCCTCGCTGTCCGCCGACGCCGGTGAGCTGGTCGGCCCGCTGGTGGTCACCGTGGGGCAGGCCGCCGGGCAGCGCTCGAAGCTGTCCTGGTGGGAGTCGCGCGCGCTGTACGGCTGGAAGGTCCTGGTGCCGCGCACCAAGGAGCAGGCCGGCGACATGGCCGACCGGCTGCACAGCCACGGCGCCACCTCGCACGAGGTGCCGACCATCTCGGTCGAGCCGCCGCGCAGCCCGGCGCAGATGGAACGCTCGGTCAAGGGCCTGGTCGACGGCCGGTACCAGTGGCTGGTGTTCACCTCGACCAACGCCGTGCGCGCGGTGTGGGAGAAGTTCGAGGAGTTCGGCCTGGACGCGCGGGCGTTCTCCGGCGTGAAGATCGCCTGCGTCGGCGCGGCGACCGCGGCGAAGGTGCGCTCGTTCGGCATCATCCCCGAGCTGGTGCCGAGCGGGGAGCAGTCCTCGGAAGGCCTGCTGGCCGAGTTCCCGCCGTACGACGACGTGCTGGACCCGGTCGACCGGGTGCTGCTGCCGCGGGCGGACATCGCCACCGAGACGCTGTCGGCCGGCCTGCGTGAGCGGGGCTGGGAGATCGACGACGTCACCGCCTACCGCACCGTCCGGGCGGCCCCGCCGCCCGCCGACACCCGCGAGATGATCAAGACCGGCGGCTTCGACGCGGTGTGCTTCACCTCGTCGTCCACCGTCCGGAACCTGGTCGGCATCGCGGGCAAGCCGCACACCCGGACCCTGGTGGCCTGCATCGGCCCGAAGACCGCGGAAACGGCGACCGAGTTCGGCCTGCGCGTGGACGTGCAGCCGGAAACCCCGAACGTGACCGCACTGGTGGACGCGCTCGCCGAGCACGCCGCCCGCCTGCGCGCCGAAGGCGCCCTGCCGCCGCCGCGCAAAGCCAAGCGCGCACGCCGCTCGTAA